In Betaproteobacteria bacterium, the genomic window ACGAGGACCGAAATCTCGCCCTGCTCCTTCTGGATGCGCTCGAAGACATCATCGATCATCACGGAACTGGACACATCCAGTTCGTAGCCCTGACCGGAAAGACCATCCGTTGCGAAGCTGGCGGTGATGCCCTGGGCACCCGCTGCCGTGGTCGCGGTGCCCGCCACACTGAAACCTGCGGCCCCAAGGGCGCGCGCAATGGCCTGACCAATTCCCCGGGATGCGCCCGTCACAAGCGCCACCTTGCCCGTCATTTCGCCCCCTCCTGGGTCAATGTCGTCACAGTATCCGAGATCGCCTGCGAGGACGACAGCGAAAACGAGGCCGCCTGACTGACGATGCGACGCACCATTCCGTGCAACACCTTGCCGGGACCGCACTCCACGATGTGAGTCGCGCCTTCCCTGACTTCCAACACACGCACGGACTCGATCCAGCGCACGGGGCTGTAGAGCTGGCGCACAAGTGCGGATCGGATGCCCTCGGGAGAGACAGCGACGGTCACATCGACGTTATGAATGACAGGGATGCAGGGCGACGCGATGTCGCATTGCGACAACGCCTGCGAAAGCACCTCTGACGCCGGTCGCATCAGTTCGCAGTGAGCGGGAACGCTCATCGGCAACATCACGGCGCGCTTCGCTCCACGCTGCTTGCAGGCTTCGATTGCACGTTCCACTGCTGCTCGAGCGCCCGAGATCACGATCTGCCCAGGGGCATTGAGATTCGCCGCTGCCACGACCTGGCCCTGGGCAGCCTCGAGGCAGGCGGCCTCGATCTGGTCTGATTCCAGCCCCAGGATGGCGGCAATTCCGCCTTCCCCTGCCGGTACAGCGGCCTGCATCGCCTCGCCGCGCGCACGAACGATTCGCATGGCGTCCCCGAATTGCAGAGCGCCTGCGACCACCAGAGCCGCGTACTCGCCCAGGCTGTGTCCCGCCACCACCGAGGGAGCCTGGCCGCCTGCATCCAGCCAGGCCCGATAGACGGCGACGTCGGCCGCAAGCATGACCGGTTGGGTGTTCGCGGTCTGATTGAGATCGGTTTCCGGACCGTTGTCGATCAGGCTCCACAGATCCTGATCGAGGCTAGCCGAGGCCTCGTCTATCGTCGCGCGCACCACGGCATGATTGCCGTAGTCACGCAGCATGCCCACCGATTGCGATCCCTGACCGGGAAAGACGAACGCTGCTTTCATTTGGCTCCGAATATCGAAGAACTACCAGCGCAGCAAGGCCGCGCCCCAGGTGAAGCCCCCGCCCACCCCTTCCAGCAGGACATGCTGGCCGGGAAGGATGCGGCCGGCTCGCACCGCCTCGTCCAATGCGAGAGGCACCGATGCGGCCGAGGTATTGCCGTGTCGATCCACCGTCGAAATCACGCGCTCCATGGGAAGACCCAGTTTCCTGGCCGTGGCTTCGATGATTCGAATGTTGGCCTGATGCGGAATGAACCAGTCAATGGCGGTCGACGGCAGCCCCGCGGCACACAACACTTCGTCCGCGACATCCGCCAGCGCCCGCACAGCCAATTTGAAGACGGTGTTGCCGTCCATTCGCACGAACGGATGGCCGGTCGCCTTGCCGTCCGCCACGGTTCCCGGGACGCAAAGGACGCCCGCGTGCGTTCCGTCCGCATGCAGGCGCGTCGCAAGGATCCCGGGCTGATCCGACGCCTTCAGAACCACTGCTCCCGCGCCGTCACCGAACAGCACGCAGGTGGACCGGTCGGACCAGTCGAGGAGCCGCGAGAACACCTCCGCACCGACGACCAGGGCCGACTTTGCCTGACCGTCCCGGATGAACAGGTCGGCCATCGAAAGCGCGTAGACGAAGCCGCTGCAAACGGCCTGCACGTCGAAGGCGGGAAAGCCGCCGACGCCGAGCTTTCCCTGCAGGATGCACGCCGTGCTGGGAAACACCATGTCCGGTGTGGTGGTCGCGACGACGATCAGATCCAGGTCTCCCGGCTCGAGCCCGGCCGCCTCCAGCGCCCTCCGTGAAGCCTCCAGGGCAAGATCGCTCGCAGTCTGCTCGGGAGCCGCGATATGCCGTTGCCGGATGCCTGTCCGACTGAAGATCCACTCGTCCGAAGTATCGATCGTGCGGGCAAGATCGTCATTCGTGACCACCTTCTCCGGCAGGCTCGAGCCTGTCCCGGCGATGCGGGCATGAATCACGAAACCCCAGCCTCGGAGACGGATGTACCCATGCGGGCCGAAATCAGGTCGAGCAGTCCATTGCGCACCTCGTGGTACGCACGCTCGATGGCAAAGCCGAAGGCGAACGCATCCGCCGATCCATGGCTCTTGACAACGATGCCGCGCAATCCCAGAAGACTCGCACCGTTGTAACGACGGTGATCGACCCGGGACTTGAACCGGTTGATGACCGGCATGGCCAGCACCGCGGCAAACTTGGTGAAGAAACTGCGTTTGAATTCTTCGCGCAAATACGCAGCCAGCATCTGGGCCAGACCCTCGGATGTCTTGAGCGCCACGTTGCCTACGAATCCGTCGCACACCACGATGTCGGTCGTGCCCTTGTAGATATCGTCGCCTTCCACGTTACCGTAGAAATTCAAACCACTCCCGCGTAGCAGGTCGGCGGCGATCTCTCGTCACCTCATTGCCCTTGATGTCTTCCTCCCCGATGTTCAGCAGGCCCACGCTTGGACGCTCGGTCCGGTCGATGGCACCGACCAGAGCGCTGCCCATGAACGCAAACTGGAGCAGATGCTCCGGTGTGCAGTTGACGTTGGCCCCCAGGTCCAGCATGACGGTGCGTCCCCGCTGACTTGGAAGGAAGGAAGCGATCGCCGGACGTTCGACACCCGGCAGCATCTTGAGTACGAACCGTGACATCGCCATGAGCGCCCCGGTGTTTCCGGCGCTCAC contains:
- the fabD gene encoding ACP S-malonyltransferase, which translates into the protein MKAAFVFPGQGSQSVGMLRDYGNHAVVRATIDEASASLDQDLWSLIDNGPETDLNQTANTQPVMLAADVAVYRAWLDAGGQAPSVVAGHSLGEYAALVVAGALQFGDAMRIVRARGEAMQAAVPAGEGGIAAILGLESDQIEAACLEAAQGQVVAAANLNAPGQIVISGARAAVERAIEACKQRGAKRAVMLPMSVPAHCELMRPASEVLSQALSQCDIASPCIPVIHNVDVTVAVSPEGIRSALVRQLYSPVRWIESVRVLEVREGATHIVECGPGKVLHGMVRRIVSQAASFSLSSSQAISDTVTTLTQEGAK
- a CDS encoding ketoacyl-ACP synthase III, giving the protein MIHARIAGTGSSLPEKVVTNDDLARTIDTSDEWIFSRTGIRQRHIAAPEQTASDLALEASRRALEAAGLEPGDLDLIVVATTTPDMVFPSTACILQGKLGVGGFPAFDVQAVCSGFVYALSMADLFIRDGQAKSALVVGAEVFSRLLDWSDRSTCVLFGDGAGAVVLKASDQPGILATRLHADGTHAGVLCVPGTVADGKATGHPFVRMDGNTVFKLAVRALADVADEVLCAAGLPSTAIDWFIPHQANIRIIEATARKLGLPMERVISTVDRHGNTSAASVPLALDEAVRAGRILPGQHVLLEGVGGGFTWGAALLRW